Proteins encoded in a region of the Scyliorhinus canicula chromosome 2, sScyCan1.1, whole genome shotgun sequence genome:
- the LOC119961465 gene encoding gamma-crystallin S-1-like, with translation MGKVIFYEDRNFQGRHYECSSDCADLSPYFSRCNSIRVESDWWVMYEKPNYMGYQYVLSRGEYPDYQRWMGFNDNIRSCRSYPHYRGGNYRMRIYERPDFGGQMMEFMDDCPSVYDRFRYRDIHSCHVMDGYWTFYEHPNYRGRQYFMRPGEYKRYSDWGGYNSTIGSFRRMRDF, from the exons ATGGGAAAG GTCATCTTTTATGAGGACAGGAACTTCCAGGGTCGGCACTATGAGTGCAGCAGTGACTGTGCTGACCTGTCCCCTTACTTCAGCCGCTGTAACTCCATCCGTGTTGAGAGTGACTGgtgggtgatgtatgagaaacccAATTACATGGGATACCAgtatgttctgagcaggggagaaTATCCTGACTACCAGCGCTGGATGGGATTCAATGACAACATCAGATCATGTCGCTCCTACCCACAT TACCGAGGTGGAAACTACAGAATGAGGATTTATGAGAGGCCTGACTTTGGAGGACAGATGATGGAATTCATGGATGACTGCCCATCTGTCTACGATCGTTTCCGTTACCGTGACATCCACTCCTGCCATGTGATGGACGGTTACTGGACCTTCTATGAACATCCCAACTACAGAGGCCGACAGTACTTCATGAGACCCGGTGAATACAAGAGATACAGTGACTGGGGCGGCTACAACTCAACTATCGGATCTTTCAGACGCATGAGGGATTTCTAA